ACCGCGGGCGTGAGCGATGCCGATGGAGCAGGCGAGACTGGGGAAGGCAATCGGCTGCTTCGCAGTCAAACCAGCACGGTGCAGATTCGGGTGATGAAAACGCATCAGCCGCCGATCCGAATCATTTCACTCGGTCGTGTCTATCGACCCGATGCGCCCGATGCCACTCACTTTCCCATGTTTCATCAAATGGAAGGCTTGCTCGTCGACCGAAACGTCACGATGGCCAACCTGAAGACAGTGCTGCGGGTGTTCGCCAATAACTATCTCGGAGACGACGTTGAGATTCGTTTCCGGCCCTCATTCTTTCCGTTTACCGAACCTAGTGTCGAAGTCGACTTTTTGTGGAACGGCACGTGGATTGAATTTGGAGGCGCGGGCATGGTGGACCCGAATGTCTTCGCGGCAGTCGGTTACGATCCCGAAAAGGTCAGCGGGTTTGCGTTCGGTTTAGGCGTTGAGCGGCTGTGCATGCGGCGTCACGGAATCACTGATATCCGTGACCTCTACAGCGGCGACCTGCGGTTCCTGCAACAGTTTTAATGCACTGTTGCCATGGCAGGATGAGCTGCCTGTCCCACTCGCAAGCCCAACATCGCCTTCCAGCCTGACGTGCTCAACTTGACAGGCTGGGAGCCTGCCCTGCGACAGTTCGCTCTTTTGCACGCTTTCATTCTTCCTTCCATCTCTTTGACACGATCCCCATGCTCGTCACTCTCTCCTGGTTGTCGCAGTACGTTGACCTGAAGCTTCCCCACGATGAGTTGGTGGATCGCTTGAGTCTTTCGGGTTTGAATCATGAATCAAGTGAGACAGTCGACGGCGAGACAATCGTCGATCTAGAAGTGACCAGCAATCGCGGCGACTGTCTCGGTCACATCGGTGTGGCGCGGGAGATTGCCGTCCTGACCGAGCAAAAGCTGAAGTTGCCCAAGGTCCAGTTCACCGAGTCAGCTGTGCAGGCCGCCGACCTGATCAGCGTTGCTAATGATTTTCCTGAGGCATGCCCGCGATACACCGCTCGCGTAATCCAAGGCGTGACGGTCGGCGAGAGCCCTGAGTGGTTACAACGCGCCCTGCGATCGATGGGGATTGGCGTCGTCAATAACGTGGTCGATGTCACCAATTATGTCATGATGGAATGCGGTCAACCTTTGCACGCGTTCGATGCTGCTGCCGTTGCTGGCCAGCAGTTGGTTATCCGGCCGGGACTCCCCTCGGAGAAGCTGCAAGCGATCGACCATCGTGACTACGATTTGACCGCTGAGACGTGCGTGATCGCTGATGCTGACGCGGCGCTCGCGATCGCTGGCGTGATGGGCGGTGCCAGTAGCGAGGTGTCCGAACGCACCACCGATGTAATTATCGAGGCCGCAGACTTCACGCCACTTGCAGTCCGCCGTACCGCCCGACGATTGAAGCTGCACAGTCCATCGTCATTTCGGTTCGAGCGACGCGTCGATCCACGCGGAATCGATTGGGCGAGTCGCCGAGCGTGTCAATTGATCACGGAAATTGCCGGCGGGTCCGTCGCAGCTGGCGTGATTGACACGGCTCCTTCGGTCGCTGATCGTCCGCCCGTCGAGCTCCGGTTGTCGCAGTTGCCACGCGTTTTAGGTATCGAGATCGATGTGGCGACGGTTCAACGAATTTTGGCGGGACTGGGGTGTCGAGTCGACCTTGCCCATGACGGTGCCAGTGAAGCCGGTGCGAATCGAAACGCCGCGAGCTTGCGGTGCGTCCCACCGTCTTGGCGGCATGACCTCACTCGTGAAGCCGACTTAATCGAAGAGGTTGCACGGATTCATGGCTACGACAAAATTCCAGAGAATGCGCCCATTCCGGTCGCGCCGAGTAGCAAGCGCCCGTTTGATTCCGCCATGGCTCGTCTCCGAGGTGTATTGACGTCGGCGGGCTTGAGCGAAGCAATGACACCGAGTGTGGTGACTGAAAAATTAGACGCATCGCTGTCGCCGTGGACCGATCGCCCTGCAATGCAGACGCGTACCGCGATGTTGGAAGGTTCCAAGCGTCTGCGCCGCACCCTGATCCCGAGTCTGCTCCAAAGCCGCGCGGCAAACTGGGCATCGGCCTCACTGCATGCCGATCTTTTTGAAATCGCTCACGCCTATCTTCCGCCACAAGATGACGGGAATGCTGATGCGTTACCGGTTGAAACGTATCATGTTGGATTGATCATGGGCGACGACTTTTTCGTTGCCAAGGGGATCATTGAGACGGCGTTGACGCGTCTGGGCATTCGCGGCCAGCTCAGCGTTGAAACCGTCGAGCGAGATGGATTCGCGAGCGGAGGCGTGGTCGCATTAACACTAGCTGATGGTCAAACCGATGAGGTGATCGGATACTTAGGTGTCGTGGCCGATTCCTTGGTGCGGTCCTGGAAGTTGCCCGGCAGCGTTATTGCTGCCGAACTGTCCGCGGAACGACTTGTCGAGCTTTCGCATCTCGTTCCTCAGCAGCAGGCCGTGAGTGCATTTCCCTCCATCCTGAGAGATCTCAATCTGGTAATTCCCGAGTCGGTTCGCTGGGACGCACTGTCCAATGTGATTCACTCTGCTGCCGACGAGCGGCTGACAAACCTGTCCTACCAGGAAACGTATCGCAACGAAAAACAGGATGGCCCCGATCGAAAACGAGTTCTGTTCTCGTTGGAACTGCAGAGTCTGAGTGAAACCCTGAGCGGCACTGATGCCGACGGCATCGTCGAGAATATCGTTGCGGCTTGTGAGCGGGAACTCGATGCTGTCCTGATGCGATAGTGGGCACCGCCTAGCAGCGTGGTCCCGAGCATGTCTGGGTAGCACCGCGCGCACGCGTCTCGGTAAGAATTTTCAGGCACGTTGGTGGGCGTGGCTACGAATCGTTTCATTCGTCATCAAATTCTATTCTGCAATCGGGAAATCTGTAGTTGTGCGGTGACTACTCCATGAATGGGCCTATCCGCTGCCGCGAACAGGAGTAAGAAAACGATGCGGTCCCCGCAGATTCGCGAATTACTCGACTCGCAGGGGCCCGCCCTCAGGTTGTATGCAGCTCAGTGGTGTCGTGCACCTGATGACGCGGTCCAGGAGGCATTCATTGATTTGATTGCCGCATCGGCGTGGCCAGAAAATCCACAGGCCTGGCTGTACTCGGTGACACGCAATAAAGCCAAGAACATTGGTCGCACAGAGTCTCGCCGGGCTAATCGCCAACGGGCGGTGGCCGAACAGTCGGACGCCGATTGGTCGGTAGCCCACGACAAGACATGCCCGTTCGATGCAGATGATTTGCAAAACGCTCTTGACCAACTCGATCCTGATGAGCGGCAGATTGTGG
This genomic window from Allorhodopirellula heiligendammensis contains:
- the pheS gene encoding phenylalanine--tRNA ligase subunit alpha produces the protein MSLQSFLSRLDQLQSEAESAFGSASDSESLEQARVAFLGAKNGQFKDVQKMLGGIEPSDKRAAGMRLNEVKNAINDAFKKAEDGLAGGVDVQIDPTFDPSLPGIRQTLGHVHPITQTIDHLTEIMGRMGFEVAEGPEVEDPWHNFVSLNIPEDHPARDPLDNFYLATAGVSDADGAGETGEGNRLLRSQTSTVQIRVMKTHQPPIRIISLGRVYRPDAPDATHFPMFHQMEGLLVDRNVTMANLKTVLRVFANNYLGDDVEIRFRPSFFPFTEPSVEVDFLWNGTWIEFGGAGMVDPNVFAAVGYDPEKVSGFAFGLGVERLCMRRHGITDIRDLYSGDLRFLQQF
- the pheT gene encoding phenylalanine--tRNA ligase subunit beta; translated protein: MLVTLSWLSQYVDLKLPHDELVDRLSLSGLNHESSETVDGETIVDLEVTSNRGDCLGHIGVAREIAVLTEQKLKLPKVQFTESAVQAADLISVANDFPEACPRYTARVIQGVTVGESPEWLQRALRSMGIGVVNNVVDVTNYVMMECGQPLHAFDAAAVAGQQLVIRPGLPSEKLQAIDHRDYDLTAETCVIADADAALAIAGVMGGASSEVSERTTDVIIEAADFTPLAVRRTARRLKLHSPSSFRFERRVDPRGIDWASRRACQLITEIAGGSVAAGVIDTAPSVADRPPVELRLSQLPRVLGIEIDVATVQRILAGLGCRVDLAHDGASEAGANRNAASLRCVPPSWRHDLTREADLIEEVARIHGYDKIPENAPIPVAPSSKRPFDSAMARLRGVLTSAGLSEAMTPSVVTEKLDASLSPWTDRPAMQTRTAMLEGSKRLRRTLIPSLLQSRAANWASASLHADLFEIAHAYLPPQDDGNADALPVETYHVGLIMGDDFFVAKGIIETALTRLGIRGQLSVETVERDGFASGGVVALTLADGQTDEVIGYLGVVADSLVRSWKLPGSVIAAELSAERLVELSHLVPQQQAVSAFPSILRDLNLVIPESVRWDALSNVIHSAADERLTNLSYQETYRNEKQDGPDRKRVLFSLELQSLSETLSGTDADGIVENIVAACERELDAVLMR
- a CDS encoding RNA polymerase sigma factor; its protein translation is MRSPQIRELLDSQGPALRLYAAQWCRAPDDAVQEAFIDLIAASAWPENPQAWLYSVTRNKAKNIGRTESRRANRQRAVAEQSDADWSVAHDKTCPFDADDLQNALDQLDPDERQIVVARVWGEMKLDDLAELMNCSTSAVHRRYHAAIEKLRMQLEVENATNR